A portion of the Oxynema aestuarii AP17 genome contains these proteins:
- a CDS encoding carbohydrate ABC transporter permease — protein sequence MENRKIIPYLFLFPALTLLGLTVFWPALNAFFLSFTRYEYDLTQAPQWIGFANFRKLQSDPVFWKTVGNTFIYLVGVVPVLVAAPLALAILVNQKLRAIGWFRAAYYTPVIISLVVAGIAWKWLYAENGFFNQLLKMSGLSFIFGESIPWLTSPNLAIFSVMVVTIWKGLGYYMAIYLAGLQSIPGEVYEAAAIDGSDGIRKHFDITVPLMRPYLFLVAVISSISATKVFEEVYIMTQGGPRNSSKTIVYYLYEKAFTELEIGYACTIGLMLFLFIFALSLLRLVFTVNHES from the coding sequence GTGGAAAACCGCAAAATCATTCCCTATTTATTCCTCTTTCCTGCTTTAACCCTCTTAGGACTCACCGTTTTTTGGCCTGCCCTGAATGCGTTTTTCTTAAGTTTTACTCGCTACGAGTACGACCTCACCCAAGCCCCTCAATGGATTGGCTTCGCAAACTTTCGCAAGTTACAATCCGACCCGGTTTTTTGGAAAACTGTTGGTAATACTTTTATCTATCTCGTCGGCGTCGTTCCCGTCCTCGTTGCAGCCCCGTTAGCCTTAGCAATTTTAGTCAATCAAAAACTACGCGCGATCGGTTGGTTTCGCGCAGCTTATTACACCCCCGTCATTATCTCTCTCGTCGTCGCCGGGATTGCCTGGAAATGGCTTTATGCCGAAAATGGTTTCTTCAATCAACTGCTAAAAATGAGCGGTTTGAGTTTTATCTTTGGCGAAAGTATTCCCTGGTTAACCAGCCCCAACTTGGCTATTTTTAGTGTGATGGTCGTCACGATTTGGAAAGGATTAGGCTACTACATGGCGATCTATTTAGCGGGATTGCAGTCCATTCCCGGCGAAGTTTACGAAGCTGCGGCGATCGACGGTTCCGACGGTATCCGCAAGCATTTTGATATTACCGTCCCCTTAATGCGCCCTTATTTATTCTTAGTCGCCGTTATTTCTTCAATCTCCGCCACCAAAGTATTTGAAGAGGTCTACATCATGACCCAAGGTGGTCCGCGCAATAGTTCTAAAACGATCGTTTATTATTTATATGAAAAAGCATTCACTGAATTAGAAATCGGCTACGCTTGCACGATCGGCTTGATGTTATTTTTATTTATTTTTGCCTTATCTCTATTACGATTAGTTTTTACCGTTAACCATGAATCTTAA
- the topA gene encoding type I DNA topoisomerase encodes MNLLLIESPGKIKKLSQILGSGWQVKASMGHVRELANDGEDALGFDLIGDRVKCRYTVRSDRAQKTIADLRQAVARADTVYIATDPDREGETIGWHLAHELHLRRPYRVTYTEITPAAVRRAIAQPRHLDRDLVAAGRARDCLDKLVGYKGSKHVVWALKIGAKSMGRVQSATLHLLCQREAEIQAFVPQDYWSCWVEYAEGFKAFYRGDANATDDESKEPDEAEDRTKQAPESQKVLSQSEADRIVAIARREPHQVLRIDKRKTSQSPPPPFITSTLQQAAGAKLRLSPDKTMKVAQALYEAGHITYMRTDSISLSAEFQAAVRDYLQQHDPSNVPDKVTRYRSKGNAQEAHEAIRPTHVTRTPEALAREVSREEGQLYQLIWNRAVASQCRPAQLAKTRILSQSGPLFWEARGQVVTFAGYTKYWNNISEDTRLPNIEARQNLTCKRAGADKKRTQPPPRYSEPKLVQLMERKGIGRPSTYSPTIKTLKERKYVSLTKGKLQPTGLGMELDGVLAKVLPDLIEANFTAKMERDLDAIADGKLNWESYLTGWNRDYFYPALIKAKQEIKQFVPTRVSEQKSGHRSAVKTEATEVVCPQCKRFMTKVFSRSPKLKADHFLSCSDREGGCGTVMFLNVATLQYELPYSQQKPDPTKLSEHPCPQCGQPLERHEYTREGQQKVMLRCSNPKTRRDKCKEVAFFKTKTGNWWSPKWGELGTPTAKTAKKTPRKQRRTSRGRSK; translated from the coding sequence ATGAATCTGTTATTAATTGAATCTCCCGGAAAAATTAAAAAACTCAGCCAAATTCTCGGATCGGGGTGGCAAGTCAAAGCGAGTATGGGACATGTGCGGGAACTCGCCAACGACGGCGAAGATGCGTTAGGTTTTGATTTGATCGGCGATCGCGTCAAATGTCGCTACACGGTCAGGAGCGATCGCGCCCAAAAAACGATCGCCGACCTGCGCCAAGCCGTCGCCCGTGCCGATACTGTGTATATCGCCACCGACCCCGATCGCGAAGGCGAAACCATCGGCTGGCATTTAGCTCACGAACTACACCTCCGCCGTCCCTACCGCGTGACTTATACAGAAATCACCCCCGCCGCCGTCAGACGGGCGATCGCCCAGCCCCGCCACCTCGATCGCGACCTGGTCGCCGCCGGACGGGCCCGGGACTGTCTCGACAAACTCGTCGGCTACAAAGGCAGCAAACACGTCGTTTGGGCGCTCAAGATCGGCGCCAAATCGATGGGACGAGTACAAAGTGCTACCCTGCACCTGCTCTGCCAGCGCGAAGCCGAAATTCAAGCCTTCGTTCCCCAAGATTATTGGTCTTGCTGGGTCGAATACGCCGAAGGATTCAAAGCCTTTTATCGCGGCGACGCCAACGCCACCGACGACGAATCCAAGGAACCCGACGAAGCTGAAGACCGCACTAAACAAGCCCCGGAATCTCAGAAAGTTCTCTCACAATCTGAAGCCGATCGGATCGTGGCGATCGCCCGTCGCGAACCTCACCAAGTCCTCCGCATCGACAAGCGAAAAACCTCCCAATCCCCACCCCCACCGTTTATCACCTCTACCCTACAACAAGCCGCAGGCGCCAAATTACGCCTGAGTCCGGACAAAACCATGAAAGTCGCCCAAGCTCTCTACGAAGCCGGACATATTACCTACATGCGAACCGATTCGATCTCACTTTCTGCCGAATTTCAAGCCGCCGTGCGCGACTACCTGCAACAACACGACCCCAGCAACGTGCCGGACAAAGTGACTCGATATCGCTCAAAAGGTAACGCCCAGGAAGCCCACGAAGCCATTCGCCCCACTCACGTGACCCGCACTCCCGAGGCATTAGCGCGGGAAGTGAGCCGCGAAGAAGGCCAACTTTACCAGCTCATCTGGAATCGCGCCGTCGCCTCCCAATGTCGTCCGGCGCAACTGGCGAAAACACGCATTCTCAGCCAATCCGGGCCGTTATTTTGGGAAGCACGCGGCCAGGTCGTGACTTTTGCAGGATATACGAAATACTGGAACAATATTAGCGAAGATACTCGGTTACCGAATATCGAAGCCCGCCAAAATCTCACGTGCAAACGAGCTGGAGCAGATAAAAAACGAACCCAACCGCCACCGCGTTATAGCGAACCGAAATTAGTTCAGTTGATGGAACGCAAGGGAATTGGGAGACCGAGTACCTATTCCCCGACAATTAAGACGTTAAAAGAGCGAAAATACGTCAGTTTGACGAAAGGAAAATTACAACCAACGGGTTTAGGAATGGAGTTGGATGGGGTATTAGCGAAAGTTTTGCCAGATTTAATCGAAGCAAATTTTACCGCAAAAATGGAGCGAGATTTAGATGCGATCGCCGATGGAAAATTAAACTGGGAAAGCTATTTAACTGGATGGAATCGAGATTATTTTTATCCCGCTTTAATCAAGGCAAAACAGGAGATTAAGCAGTTCGTTCCCACCCGCGTTTCTGAACAAAAGTCCGGTCATCGTTCTGCGGTCAAAACTGAAGCGACTGAGGTAGTTTGTCCCCAGTGCAAACGGTTTATGACTAAGGTTTTTTCGCGATCGCCCAAACTCAAAGCCGACCATTTTCTCAGTTGTAGCGATCGTGAGGGAGGATGCGGAACGGTGATGTTTTTAAATGTTGCTACCCTGCAATACGAACTCCCTTATTCCCAGCAAAAACCGGATCCGACGAAGTTAAGCGAGCATCCTTGTCCTCAATGCGGACAACCATTAGAACGTCACGAATATACTCGCGAAGGACAGCAGAAAGTCATGTTGCGCTGTTCCAATCCCAAAACCCGCCGGGATAAATGTAAAGAAGTTGCTTTTTTTAAAACCAAAACGGGCAATTGGTGGTCGCCGAAGTGGGGAGAATTGGGCACTCCGACGGCAAAAACAGCGAAAAAAACACCCCGCAAACAACGGCGAACCTCTCGGGGGCGATCGAAATAA
- a CDS encoding helix-turn-helix domain-containing protein, which yields MINQPIQVQAGSGNVFADLELENFDELLVKAEFARRISGIIAAEHITQAETAKILGIDQPKVSALVNGKLSGFSTTRLFRFLNAFGRDVEIVVKPKSCPEAQTRVVAL from the coding sequence ATGATAAATCAACCCATTCAAGTACAAGCAGGCAGTGGCAATGTGTTCGCAGATTTAGAGTTAGAAAATTTTGATGAATTACTGGTCAAAGCAGAATTTGCCCGGAGAATTAGTGGTATTATCGCCGCCGAACATATCACTCAAGCTGAGACGGCAAAAATATTAGGGATTGACCAGCCTAAAGTGTCGGCATTAGTGAATGGCAAGCTATCGGGTTTTTCCACTACTCGGTTGTTTCGTTTTTTAAATGCGTTTGGTCGAGATGTGGAAATCGTGGTAAAACCCAAGTCTTGCCCAGAAGCTCAAACACGAGTGGTTGCTTTGTAA
- a CDS encoding clan AA aspartic protease has translation MITGIVNRDFEPIIPLSVYGADGKTYIKNAIVDTGFNGWLSLPPNLIAQLNLRWKRRGRAILGDGSECVFNIYEAMLVWDGELLTIPVDEADSEPLVGMSLMNGYQLVVQVFPGGLVELSKVSPV, from the coding sequence ATGATTACTGGAATCGTTAATAGGGATTTTGAACCGATTATTCCCCTATCAGTCTATGGCGCTGATGGCAAAACTTACATAAAAAATGCGATTGTGGATACAGGTTTTAATGGTTGGCTATCATTACCGCCAAATTTAATCGCTCAGTTGAATCTGAGATGGAAAAGGAGAGGAAGAGCTATTCTTGGGGATGGGAGTGAATGTGTCTTCAACATCTATGAAGCCATGTTAGTTTGGGATGGAGAGCTTCTCACCATTCCAGTCGATGAAGCTGATTCGGAACCCCTTGTAGGGATGTCCCTGATGAATGGCTATCAGTTAGTGGTGCAAGTTTTTCCGGGCGGTCTGGTTGAACTCAGCAAAGTAAGCCCAGTCTAA